In Pseudomonas sp. MTM4, one genomic interval encodes:
- a CDS encoding sulfite exporter TauE/SafE family protein, whose product MTELLPLLVSAFVLGLLGGGHCLGMCGGLMGALTMAIPAQQRGRRLRLLLAYNLGRVLSYASAGLLIGLAGWAVANSPAAMALRVVAALLLISMGLYLAGWWSGLTRVEAVGRGLWRHIQPFASRLMPVRSVPRALLLGTLWGWLPCGLVYSTLLWAASQGDALDSALLMLTFGIGTWPVLLATGLAAERLTALLRKRGVRTLGGITVILFGVWTLPGPHQHWLMGH is encoded by the coding sequence GTGACTGAGCTATTGCCGCTGCTGGTGTCGGCGTTCGTCCTCGGTTTGCTGGGCGGCGGGCACTGCCTGGGTATGTGCGGCGGCCTGATGGGCGCACTGACCATGGCAATCCCGGCGCAACAGCGCGGCAGACGCCTGCGTTTGCTGCTGGCATACAACCTGGGACGAGTGCTCAGCTACGCCAGTGCGGGTCTGCTCATCGGATTGGCCGGCTGGGCGGTAGCCAATAGCCCAGCCGCCATGGCGCTGCGAGTCGTAGCCGCGCTATTGTTGATCAGCATGGGGCTTTATCTGGCCGGCTGGTGGAGTGGACTGACGCGTGTCGAAGCAGTAGGACGCGGCCTCTGGCGTCACATCCAACCTTTCGCCAGTCGGCTCATGCCGGTCCGCAGCGTGCCGCGAGCTTTGCTGCTTGGCACGCTCTGGGGTTGGCTGCCTTGCGGCCTGGTCTACAGCACATTGCTATGGGCCGCGAGCCAAGGCGACGCGCTGGACAGTGCACTGCTGATGCTGACATTCGGTATCGGCACCTGGCCCGTACTTCTGGCGACCGGCCTGGCCGCCGAACGGCTCACCGCGCTATTACGCAAACGCGGCGTGCGAACGCTCGGCGGCATCACGGTAATCCTGTTCGGCGTTTGGACACTTCCTGGCCCGCATCAGCACTGGTTGATGGGGCATTAA
- a CDS encoding SCO family protein → MFRKATRIISCAVLLVTFCSSSFALDRNALLDDANLLLLPRERPLPVLELINEQGQAVSTDSLRGRWHLMLFGFTACPDICPTTLSDMRRLFGQLPSDVREQLQLVLITADPARDTPEVLRTYLGYYRAGFQGLTGDMAQLQKLSRALGLPFVPAKQTEGDYSVNHSGNLAIVGPDGSLRGHIRAPFKLEGLRQALPQIIEAERQPWWGNQP, encoded by the coding sequence ATGTTCCGCAAAGCAACGAGGATTATCAGCTGCGCAGTTTTGCTGGTGACGTTCTGCTCCTCTTCGTTTGCCCTCGACCGCAACGCGTTGCTCGATGATGCGAATCTGCTGCTTCTGCCGCGCGAGCGGCCATTGCCGGTCCTCGAGCTGATCAACGAGCAAGGCCAGGCCGTCAGCACCGATTCTCTTCGCGGACGCTGGCACCTTATGCTCTTCGGATTCACCGCCTGCCCGGATATCTGCCCCACGACACTGAGCGACATGCGACGGCTATTCGGCCAACTGCCTTCGGATGTTCGCGAACAGCTCCAGCTGGTGTTGATCACTGCCGATCCGGCGCGCGACACGCCCGAGGTGCTGCGCACCTATCTCGGTTATTACCGTGCAGGATTCCAAGGGTTGACGGGAGACATGGCGCAGTTGCAGAAACTGTCCAGGGCACTGGGGCTTCCGTTCGTCCCGGCAAAGCAGACCGAAGGAGACTACAGCGTCAACCACAGCGGCAATCTAGCCATCGTCGGCCCCGATGGCAGCCTGCGCGGCCACATCCGCGCACCTTTCAAGCTGGAGGGGTTGCGTCAGGCCCTGCCGCAGATAATCGAAGCCGAGAGACAGCCCTGGTGGGGAAACCAGCCCTAG
- the nadE gene encoding ammonia-dependent NAD(+) synthetase, producing the protein MHSRQQEIAAALNVCSPFDGPAAVQADIERRVAFIQACLRDSGMKTLVLGISGGVDSTTAGLLAQRAVEGMRAAGEGDDYRFIAVRLPYQVQHDEDEAQLAIDSIKPDECHTVNIGAAVQGLARATEALDDLTPAKRDFVLGNTKARMRMVAQYTIANARQGLVIGTDHAAEAVMGFFTKFGDGACDLTPLAGLVKHQVRELAAALGAPEQLVKKVPTADLEELSPGKPDEDAHGVSYQNIDAFLQGLPVPKEAARIIVETYDKSAHKRQMPKEPV; encoded by the coding sequence ATGCATAGCCGCCAACAAGAGATCGCTGCCGCACTCAACGTTTGCTCACCGTTTGATGGGCCTGCAGCGGTCCAGGCCGACATCGAGCGGCGGGTTGCCTTCATCCAGGCATGCCTGCGCGATTCGGGCATGAAAACTCTGGTTCTGGGGATCAGTGGCGGCGTCGATTCGACTACGGCTGGCCTGCTTGCTCAGCGTGCGGTGGAGGGGATGCGTGCCGCAGGGGAGGGCGACGACTACCGCTTCATTGCGGTCCGCCTGCCATATCAGGTTCAGCATGACGAGGACGAAGCGCAGCTGGCAATTGACTCGATCAAGCCGGATGAATGCCATACGGTCAATATCGGCGCTGCGGTGCAGGGCTTGGCGCGGGCGACCGAGGCGCTCGATGACTTGACCCCGGCGAAGCGCGACTTCGTGCTGGGCAACACCAAGGCGCGGATGCGCATGGTAGCTCAGTACACCATTGCCAATGCACGACAAGGTCTGGTGATCGGCACCGATCATGCGGCCGAAGCGGTGATGGGATTCTTCACCAAATTCGGCGATGGCGCCTGTGACCTCACACCGCTGGCCGGCCTTGTCAAGCATCAGGTGCGGGAATTGGCCGCCGCGTTAGGCGCGCCCGAGCAACTGGTCAAGAAGGTGCCGACGGCCGATCTGGAAGAGCTCTCGCCAGGCAAGCCGGACGAAGACGCGCATGGGGTGAGCTATCAGAATATCGATGCGTTCCTGCAAGGCCTGCCGGTTCCTAAAGAGGCGGCTCGCATCATCGTGGAAACCTACGACAAGTCGGCACACAAGCGGCAGATGCCGAAAGAGCCGGTCTAG
- a CDS encoding adenine phosphoribosyltransferase yields MIFDEFAIKTLIRPVPDFPKPGVVFRDITPLLQSPKALRMVADSLIQRYVETDFSHVGALDARGFIIGSIIAYELNRPLILFRKKGKLPADVLAASYSTEYGEAFLEVHADSLCEGDSVLLLDDLIATGGTLIAAAQLVRRMGAQVHEAAAIIDLPELGGSRKLQDMGIPTFTLTAFELNER; encoded by the coding sequence ATGATTTTCGACGAATTCGCCATCAAGACACTGATACGCCCGGTCCCCGACTTCCCCAAGCCGGGCGTGGTATTCCGCGACATCACTCCGCTGCTGCAGTCGCCCAAGGCGCTGCGCATGGTGGCGGATAGCCTGATTCAACGCTATGTCGAGACCGACTTCAGCCATGTAGGCGCACTCGACGCCCGCGGCTTCATCATCGGTTCGATCATCGCCTACGAATTGAACAGACCGCTGATCCTGTTTCGCAAGAAAGGCAAGCTCCCGGCCGACGTGCTGGCCGCGTCCTACAGCACCGAGTACGGCGAGGCCTTCCTCGAAGTTCACGCTGACAGCCTTTGTGAAGGCGATTCGGTGTTACTGCTGGACGATCTGATCGCCACCGGCGGCACGCTGATTGCCGCCGCGCAGCTGGTTCGCCGCATGGGCGCCCAGGTTCATGAAGCCGCCGCAATCATTGATCTGCCCGAACTGGGTGGATCACGCAAACTGCAGGACATGGGCATTCCCACGTTCACGCTCACCGCATTCGAGCTGAACGAGCGCTGA
- the ccoS gene encoding cbb3-type cytochrome oxidase assembly protein CcoS — MAALYILIPVAVVLVALAIWVFFWAVDSGQYDDLDGPAHSILFDEEDPKHRAGIEEADKGSDEGKADRD; from the coding sequence ATGGCCGCACTTTACATTCTGATTCCCGTCGCCGTGGTTCTGGTCGCACTGGCTATCTGGGTATTTTTCTGGGCGGTCGACAGTGGCCAGTACGACGATCTGGACGGCCCAGCCCACAGCATCCTGTTCGACGAGGAAGATCCCAAGCATCGCGCCGGCATCGAAGAAGCGGACAAGGGCAGCGACGAGGGAAAAGCCGATCGTGACTGA
- the hemN gene encoding oxygen-independent coproporphyrinogen III oxidase — MLDAIRWDADLIHRYGQAGPSYPSYHAALQFSGGLSSFDLLHALRRSRQASRPLSLYIHLPFCATACYYCHRNKVITSDRSRIQSYLQRLEQEIEMIACHLAPHQMVEQLHIGGGTPNLLSHDDLRRLMTHLRKHFNLQNDDHADFSIEIDPREADWPTMGLLRELGFNRISVGLQALDPDVQRAINRPQTIEQTQTIIEAARTLQYRSLHMDLVYGLPLQTHGRFARTVEAVLALQPDRISVSNYVHLPERHMAQRRISATDLPTSNDQLAMLQHSVEQLTRSGYRYIGMDQFALPDDELAMAQEDGTLQHNVQGYTTHGHCDLIGLGVSAISQIGDLYCQNHSDITLYQQMLDQGQLATIRGLRCSEDDRIRSRVIEALICNFELRFDEIESAHGIVFKIYFKDSWPTLEQMAADGLIQLKADTITILPAGRLLASSVCMQFDNRPPRPARLFSRAI; from the coding sequence ATGCTCGACGCCATTCGCTGGGATGCCGACCTGATCCATCGTTACGGTCAGGCTGGGCCGAGCTACCCGTCATATCACGCGGCGCTCCAGTTCAGCGGCGGACTGAGCTCCTTCGATCTGCTGCATGCATTGCGTCGCAGTCGACAGGCCAGCCGCCCGCTTTCGCTTTATATCCATCTACCGTTCTGCGCAACGGCCTGCTACTACTGCCACCGCAACAAGGTCATCACGAGCGACCGCAGCCGCATCCAATCCTATTTGCAGCGGCTGGAACAGGAAATCGAGATGATTGCCTGTCATCTCGCCCCGCATCAGATGGTCGAGCAGCTGCATATCGGCGGCGGCACGCCGAACTTGCTCAGCCATGACGATCTGCGACGACTGATGACGCATCTGCGCAAACATTTCAATCTGCAGAACGACGATCACGCGGACTTCAGTATCGAGATCGATCCCCGCGAAGCGGACTGGCCGACGATGGGATTGCTGCGCGAGCTTGGCTTCAATCGGATAAGTGTGGGTCTGCAGGCGCTGGATCCAGATGTGCAACGAGCCATCAATCGGCCGCAGACGATCGAGCAGACCCAGACGATCATCGAGGCAGCTCGGACCCTGCAATATCGCTCGCTACACATGGACCTCGTCTATGGCCTACCACTGCAGACCCACGGACGCTTCGCCCGCACGGTAGAAGCCGTTCTTGCCCTGCAGCCTGATCGCATATCTGTCTCGAATTATGTGCACCTACCCGAACGGCACATGGCACAGCGACGAATAAGCGCCACGGACCTCCCCACCTCGAACGACCAGCTCGCGATGCTGCAACACAGCGTGGAACAACTGACCCGCTCCGGCTACCGCTATATCGGCATGGATCAGTTCGCCCTGCCTGATGACGAGCTGGCAATGGCGCAGGAGGACGGCACGCTACAACACAACGTTCAGGGCTACACCACACATGGTCATTGCGACCTGATCGGTCTCGGCGTTTCGGCGATCAGCCAGATCGGCGATCTGTACTGCCAGAACCACAGCGATATCACGCTTTATCAGCAGATGCTGGATCAAGGGCAGCTGGCCACGATTCGCGGGCTACGATGCAGCGAGGACGACCGGATCAGGAGCAGGGTGATCGAAGCGTTGATCTGCAATTTCGAACTGCGTTTCGACGAAATCGAAAGCGCCCACGGAATCGTCTTCAAAATCTATTTCAAGGACAGCTGGCCAACTCTGGAGCAAATGGCTGCCGACGGACTCATTCAACTCAAGGCAGACACCATCACCATCCTGCCGGCCGGGCGCCTGTTGGCGAGCTCGGTTTGCATGCAGTTCGACAATCGCCCGCCTCGTCCCGCCCGGCTCTTTTCCCGCGCGATCTGA
- the fnr gene encoding fumarate/nitrate reduction transcriptional regulator Fnr: MSESIKVRRQPQAHCKECSLSGLCLPLSLNMQDMDTLDEIVKRGRPLRKGEVLFRQGEPFSSVFAIRSGALRTFSVTDTGEEQITGFHLPSELVGLSGMDTETYPVTAQALETTSVCEIPFDRLDELSVLLPQLRRQLMRIMSREIRDDQQMMLLLSKKSADERIATFLINLSARFSARGFSANQFRLPMSRNEIGNYLGLAVETVSRVFTRCQANGLLEAEGKEVRILDSIRLCALAGGNMDA; encoded by the coding sequence ATGTCCGAGTCGATCAAGGTCCGCAGGCAGCCGCAAGCTCATTGCAAAGAATGCAGTCTTTCCGGCCTTTGCTTGCCGCTTTCGTTGAACATGCAGGACATGGATACGCTGGACGAGATCGTCAAGCGCGGGCGCCCGCTGAGAAAAGGTGAAGTGTTGTTTCGCCAGGGTGAGCCGTTCAGCTCGGTTTTCGCCATCCGCTCCGGGGCCTTGCGCACGTTCAGCGTCACCGACACTGGCGAAGAGCAAATCACCGGCTTCCATCTGCCTAGCGAGCTGGTCGGCCTTTCCGGCATGGATACCGAAACCTATCCGGTAACCGCGCAAGCGCTTGAAACAACTTCGGTGTGCGAAATTCCTTTCGATCGCCTCGATGAACTCAGCGTGTTGCTGCCGCAGCTTCGCCGTCAATTGATGCGCATCATGAGCCGCGAAATTCGCGACGATCAACAAATGATGCTGCTGCTTTCGAAGAAGAGCGCCGACGAGCGCATCGCGACCTTTCTGATCAACCTGTCGGCCCGTTTCAGTGCGCGGGGTTTTTCCGCCAACCAGTTTCGGCTGCCCATGTCGCGCAACGAGATCGGCAACTACCTGGGGCTGGCGGTCGAGACGGTCTCGCGGGTGTTTACCCGCTGTCAGGCCAACGGCCTGCTAGAAGCAGAAGGCAAGGAAGTTCGTATCCTCGATTCAATCCGGTTATGCGCCCTGGCGGGCGGAAACATGGACGCCTAG